The following are encoded together in the Ezakiella massiliensis genome:
- a CDS encoding FtsW/RodA/SpoVE family cell cycle protein, whose protein sequence is MANRRPVVVFLILVLILLTLGVMMVYSSSYPFAIKYAERYNNDPNYFGKRQFIFVIIGLIGMLIAYKLPINFFRYASPAILLISMFMCALTFTLFKDQAVNDVYRWLRIGPVSFQPSDFLKLGVGLFFPAVLSRKRITGQTRAIILFIIALTAGVVYLQKDLGTVIVILGVIFILYFITHMTMGEFLLYASGGVIFLIYAIAGTKYRRNRWNAFRDPFSDRLNTGWHAIQSMYAVANGGFGGVGIGNSIQKHGYVYAAYSDYIFSIISEELGMFGGMLVIFAILGIVLIPVFFSRKLEDKYERLVLIAFSLFVFIQSFIHIAVVLNAIPAKGITLPFISYGGSSIITYCGFAGVALNIMSKGKLKVQRK, encoded by the coding sequence ATGGCAAATAGAAGACCAGTAGTAGTTTTTTTAATATTGGTTTTAATTCTCTTAACTTTGGGAGTTATGATGGTTTATTCATCCAGCTATCCTTTTGCAATCAAGTATGCAGAAAGGTATAATAACGACCCCAATTATTTTGGAAAGAGACAATTTATATTTGTTATAATAGGACTGATTGGCATGCTTATTGCATACAAGTTACCGATTAACTTCTTTAGGTACGCAAGTCCTGCAATACTTTTGATTTCAATGTTCATGTGCGCTCTAACCTTTACGCTCTTTAAAGATCAAGCTGTAAACGATGTTTACAGGTGGTTAAGGATTGGGCCCGTAAGTTTTCAACCGAGTGACTTTTTGAAACTCGGTGTGGGCTTATTTTTCCCTGCGGTCTTGTCTAGGAAAAGAATCACAGGACAGACTAGGGCGATTATATTATTTATAATTGCTCTAACTGCTGGCGTGGTTTACTTGCAAAAGGACTTGGGAACAGTTATTGTAATCCTAGGTGTAATATTTATTTTATACTTTATAACTCATATGACTATGGGAGAATTTCTTTTGTATGCAAGTGGAGGAGTGATCTTTTTAATATATGCCATAGCAGGTACTAAATATAGAAGAAACAGGTGGAATGCATTTAGAGATCCGTTTTCAGACAGACTAAACACAGGCTGGCATGCAATTCAAAGCATGTATGCAGTTGCAAACGGAGGTTTTGGTGGCGTTGGAATTGGAAATTCAATACAAAAACACGGCTATGTTTATGCAGCTTATTCGGACTATATTTTTTCTATTATATCTGAAGAGCTGGGAATGTTTGGCGGCATGCTTGTTATATTTGCAATACTTGGAATTGTTTTGATACCAGTTTTTTTCTCCAGAAAACTTGAAGATAAGTATGAAAGATTAGTTTTGATTGCTTTTTCATTATTTGTTTTCATTCAAAGTTTTATTCATATAGCGGTTGTATTAAATGCTATTCCAGCCAAGGGGATCACTCTACCATTTATAAGTTATGGTGGGTCATCTATTATTACTTATTGCGGATTTGCAGGGGTTGCTTTAAATATTATGAGCAAAGGAAAGTTGAAGGTGCAAAGAAAATGA
- the murD gene encoding UDP-N-acetylmuramoyl-L-alanine--D-glutamate ligase, with protein MILVMGLSKTGNSICEYLTKKQVPFAVYDGDSEKIKDYENRGIKSYAGDESIDVSEIDLAVKSPGFPPHEAHVKALRDAGVKIITDIEFFYREFKPQNIVAVTGTNGKTTVTRMIGMLLEDKNARVAGNIGTPIMEIEVKDEDIYVFELSSFQLNDIDEFRAHVSLLLNIEEDHLDWHGNFENYKNAKYNVFRNQIEDDYLILDKDRIDQSSLKTRSKILTVSLEDKNANAYFDGEKINFNFEGKKFEISLDQIKYKQKHNLSNLAASVMAAALMGADQGDIDRFLKEFKLDPHRMDSFLIHKGVEFVDDSKATNPSAVVMAMRNYDNNAILILGGYDKGTDFSEIFEECRDIKMFLLEGGIKDKLKENADRLGIKNYKVFDNLKEASKFGFELAEENDKLILSPGASSFDEFKGYAERGEKFQEYIKELINGK; from the coding sequence ATGATTTTGGTAATGGGTCTTAGCAAGACCGGCAATTCTATTTGTGAATATCTGACAAAGAAACAAGTTCCCTTTGCAGTCTATGATGGCGACTCTGAAAAAATCAAAGACTACGAAAATCGCGGTATTAAATCATATGCAGGTGATGAAAGTATTGATGTCTCTGAAATAGACCTTGCTGTAAAGAGTCCTGGTTTTCCTCCGCATGAAGCCCATGTGAAGGCCTTAAGAGATGCTGGCGTGAAAATAATTACTGATATAGAATTTTTCTACCGTGAATTTAAACCGCAAAACATTGTAGCAGTTACAGGGACCAATGGCAAGACCACTGTTACCAGAATGATTGGCATGCTCCTTGAAGATAAAAATGCAAGAGTTGCGGGAAATATTGGGACGCCTATTATGGAAATTGAAGTTAAAGACGAAGATATTTATGTCTTTGAGCTTTCCAGTTTTCAATTAAATGATATAGATGAATTTAGGGCCCATGTCAGCCTACTTTTAAATATAGAAGAAGATCACTTGGATTGGCATGGGAATTTTGAAAATTACAAAAATGCCAAGTATAATGTTTTTAGAAATCAAATAGAAGATGACTATTTAATTTTAGATAAGGATAGGATTGACCAGTCTTCATTAAAGACCAGGTCTAAAATTTTGACAGTTTCCTTAGAAGATAAAAATGCAAATGCTTATTTTGATGGGGAAAAGATTAATTTTAATTTTGAAGGCAAAAAATTTGAGATTTCTTTGGACCAAATAAAATACAAGCAAAAACACAATCTATCAAACCTAGCAGCTTCGGTTATGGCGGCTGCTTTAATGGGAGCCGACCAAGGAGACATAGATAGGTTTTTGAAAGAATTTAAACTCGACCCACACAGGATGGACAGCTTTTTAATCCATAAGGGAGTTGAATTTGTGGACGATTCAAAGGCCACAAACCCTTCTGCTGTTGTAATGGCTATGAGAAATTATGATAATAATGCAATTTTAATTTTGGGTGGCTATGACAAGGGAACAGATTTTTCTGAAATCTTTGAGGAATGTAGGGACATTAAAATGTTTTTGCTAGAAGGTGGAATCAAGGATAAATTAAAGGAAAATGCTGACAGGCTCGGCATTAAAAACTATAAAGTTTTTGATAATTTGAAAGAGGCCAGCAAGTTTGGTTTTGAACTTGCTGAGGAAAACGATAAATTGATTTTAAGCCCTGGGGCTAGCAGCTTTGATGAATTTAAAGGGTATGCTGAACGCGGGGAAAAATTTCAAGAATATATTAAGGAGTTAATTAATGGCAAATAG